A single Brachionichthys hirsutus isolate HB-005 chromosome 17, CSIRO-AGI_Bhir_v1, whole genome shotgun sequence DNA region contains:
- the hapstr1b gene encoding HUWE1-associated protein modifying stress responses: MEERKEEGEAEIQEHGPEHWFSKWERQCLAEAEQGDPIEEETEHSEQKLWHLFQNSATAVAQLYKDRVCEQQGLPPWVPFQNAATAVTNLYKESLDARQRSHDLGIHSGSQRKNKDVIAWVKKRRRTIRREDLISFLCGKVPPPRTARTPPRVAVVSASRPSPPETGSSVETDLQPFREAIALHGLSGAMASISVRSGPPGSPTHPAQALGRRRNGLHDVDLNTFIAEEMARHLDSTSNRKRGPAPCNDAITDSPTHKRNRML, translated from the exons ATggaagagaggaaagaggagggagaagcgGAGATCCAAGAGCACGGCCCCGAACATTGGTTCTCCAAGTGGGAACGGCAGTGCTTAGCAGAGGCCGAACAAGGCGACCCAATCGAAGAGGAGACGGAGCACAGCGAACAGAAACTCTGGCACCTCTTTCAGAACTCTGCTACCGCGGTAGCACAGCTCTACAAAG ATCGAGTGTGTGAGCAGCAAGGCCTTCCTCCCTGGGTGCCCTTCCAGAACGCGGCCACGGCCGTCACTAACCTGTATAAAG AGAGTTTAGATGCGCGCCAACGCAGCCATGACCTGGGCATCCACTCGGGCTCTCAGCGCAAAAATAAGGATGTTATTGCATGGGTTAAGAAACGCAGAAGAACTATCAGGCGCGAGGACCTCATTAGCTTCCTCTGCGGCAAAGTGCCACCTCCAAGGACAGCTCGCACCCCGCCCAGAGTGGCCGTGGTGTCGGCCAGCCGCCCATCCCCTCCGGAGACGGGCAGCTCCGTGGAGACTGACCTGCAGCCTTTCAGAGAGGCCATAGCGCTGCACG GCCTTAGTGGCGCCATGGCGAGCATTTCAGTACGTTCTGGTCCCCCTGGTTCCCCAACTCACCCGGCCCAGGCCCTCGGTCGCCGTAGGAACGGTCTCCACGACGTGGACCTGAACACCTTCATCGCCGAGGAGATGGCGCGCCATTTAGATTCCACATCCAATCGTAAAAGAGGCCCTGCTCCTTGTAATGATGCCATTACAGACTCGCCAACTCATAAACGCAACCGGATGCTCTGA
- the LOC137906772 gene encoding octapeptide-repeat protein T2-like: MESQEENKRRGEERRRSEGVRGDGAEESGGKQEEKSEERRREKRRRSRGEERRGEGAEESEEMETERRSQRRGAEESEETERRSQRRGEERRRSRGVRGDGDGAEESEERSGGVRGDGDGAEESGA, from the coding sequence ATGGAGAGTCAGGAGGAAaacaagaggagaggagaggagaggagaaggagcgaAGGAGTCAGAGGAGACGGAGCGGAGGAGTCAGGAGGAAAACAAGAGGAGaagtcagaggagaggagaagagagaagaggagacggagcagaggagaggagaggagaggagaaggagcggaggagtcagaggagatggagacggagcggaggagtcagaggagaggagcggaggagTCAGAGGAGACGGAGCGGAggagtcagaggagaggagaagagaggagacggagcagaggagtcagaggagatggagacggagcggaggagtcagaggagaggagcggaggagTCAGAGGAGATGGAGACGGAGCGGAGGAGTCCGGAGCGTGA